In Bradyrhizobium symbiodeficiens, the genomic stretch GGAAGACGACCGTGATCGCCGCGGCGTAGCCGGAACGGAAGAACTCGAAGCCTTCCGTGTACATGGTGTGGATCAGCACCTCGGTGGATTTCGACGGGCCGCCCTTGGTCAGCACGTGCACCGTGTCGAACACTTGGAAGGAGCGGATGCCGGAGATGACGACGACGAAGGTCGTGACCGGCCCGAGCATCGGCCATGTCACGAGGCGGAAGCGAGCCCAGCCGCTCGACGCACCGTCGATTTCGGCCGCTTCGTACAGCTGCTTGGGGATGGAGACGAGGCCGGCGAGGAACAGCACCATGTTGAAGCCGACAGCCTGCCAGATGCCGATCGCGCACAGCGCATAAAGGGCGGTGCTGCGGTCCTGCAGCCAGGCGAAGGCCGGCAGGCCCGCGTTGCGCAACAGCCCGTTCACCAGGCCGAATTGCGGATGCAGCATGAATTCCCACACCACCGCCATCGCGATCAGGGTCGCCATGACCGGCAGAAAATAGATCGTCCGGTAGAGGCTGCGCAGGCTGGTGCCGCTCTGGATCAAAAGCGCGATCGCAAGGCCTGCGATCACGGCGCCGGGCACCACGATCACGACATAGGTCAGCGTGTTGCGCAGTGCGGTCCAGAACACTTTGTCGGCGAACAGGTCCTGATAGTTGGCGAGCCCGATCCAGGAGAAATGCGGCGCGCCTAGCTGATAGTCGGTGAAGGACAGGGCGATCACGCCGGCGAGCGGACCGAGCAACATCACCAGCATGAGCGCTGCGGCTGGCGCC encodes the following:
- a CDS encoding carbohydrate ABC transporter permease gives rise to the protein MSDGSMTIDAAVVPARTARRALPAHGSRRTYAAYALVAPAAALMLVMLLGPLAGVIALSFTDYQLGAPHFSWIGLANYQDLFADKVFWTALRNTLTYVVIVVPGAVIAGLAIALLIQSGTSLRSLYRTIYFLPVMATLIAMAVVWEFMLHPQFGLVNGLLRNAGLPAFAWLQDRSTALYALCAIGIWQAVGFNMVLFLAGLVSIPKQLYEAAEIDGASSGWARFRLVTWPMLGPVTTFVVVISGIRSFQVFDTVHVLTKGGPSKSTEVLIHTMYTEGFEFFRSGYAAAITVVFLVFVLALTLIKSRLADRGVHYT